A region from the Triticum aestivum cultivar Chinese Spring chromosome 3D, IWGSC CS RefSeq v2.1, whole genome shotgun sequence genome encodes:
- the LOC123078602 gene encoding calcium-dependent protein kinase 1 — protein sequence MGNRTSRHRRAAADQPATAPPPAAQPKPQPPPKPQTAPAPAPTPEAGQVAMGRVLGRPMEDVRATYTFGRELGRGQFGVTYLVTHKATGQRFACKSIATRKLVHRDDIEDVQREVQIMHHLTGHRNIVELRGAYEDRHSVNLIMELCEGGELFDRIIARGHYSERAAALLCREMVSVVHSCHSMGVFHRDLKPENFLFLNNKEDSPLKATDFGLSVFFKHGEQFKDLVGSAYYVAPEVLKRHYGAEADIWSAGIILYILLSGVPPFWADNEDGIFEAVLLGHIDFSSDPWPSISNGAKDLVKKMLRQDPKERLTAAEILNHPWIREDGEAPDKPLDITVISRMKQFRAMNKLKKVALKIVAENLSEEEITGLKEMFRSLDTDNSGTITLEELRSGLPKLGTKISESEITQLMEAADVDGNGTIDYSEFVSATMHMNRLEKEDHILKAFEYFDKDHSGYITVDELEEALKKYDMGDDKTIKDIIAEVDTDHDGRINYQEFVAMMRNNSPEIVPNRRRMF from the exons ATGGGCAACCGCACctcgcgccaccgccgcgccgccgccgaccagcCGGCCACGGCCCCTCCGCCGGCGGCCCAGCCCAAACCCCAGCCGCCGCCGAAGCCCCAGACGGCGCCGGCCCCGGCCCCGACGCCGGAAGCGGGACAGGTGGCCATGGGCCGCGTTCTGGGACGCCCGATGGAGGACGTGCGCGCGACCTACACCTTCGGCCGCGAGCTCGGCCGGGGGCAGTTCGGGGTCACCTACCTCGTCACGCACAAGGCTACGGGCCAGCGCTTCGCCTGCAAGTCCATCGCCACGCGGAAGCTCGTCCACCGCGATGACATCGAGGATGTGCAACGGGAGGTGCAGATCATGCACCACCTCACGGGTCACCGCAACATCGTCGAGCTCCGCGGCGCCTACGAGGACCGCCACTCGGTCAACCTCATCATGGAGCTATGTGAGGGCGGGGAGCTATTCGACCGCATCATCGCGCGGGGGCACTACTCCGAGCGAGCCGCCGCCCTGCTCTGCCGCGAGATGGTCTCCGTCGTGCACAGCTGCCACTCCATGGGGGTTTTCCACCGGGATCTCAAGCCCGAAAACTTTTTGTTTCTCAACAACAAGGAGGACTCGCCGCTCAAGGCCACTGACTTCGGTCTCTCCGTCTTCTTCAAACACG GGGAGCAGTTTAAGGATCTCGTTGGAAGTGCGTATTATGTTGCTCCTGAGGTTCTGAAGCGGCACTATGGAGCAGAAGCTGACATATGGAGTGCGGGGATTATTCTGTACATCCTTCTGTCTGGTGTTCCTCCTTTTTGGGCAG ACAATGAGGATGGCATATTTGAGGCTGTCTTGCTTGGTCACATAGATTTCTCATCTGACCCCTGGCCTTCAATATCTAATGGTGCAAAAGATTTGGTGAAGAAGATGTTGCGGCAAGACCCCAAAGAGCGCTTGACTGCTGCAGAAATTTTGA ATCACCCATGGATTAGGGAAGATGGAGAGGCTCCAGATAAGCCACTTGACATTACTGTTATCAGTAGAATGAAGCAGTTCCGGGCGATGAACAAGCTTAAGAAAGTTGCATTGAAG ATCGTTGCAGAGAACTTGTCTGAGGAAGAGATTACAGGCTTGAAAGAAATGTTCAGATCCCTGGACACTGATAACAGTGGGACAATTACTCTTGAAGAGCTAAGATCTGGTTTACCAAAACTTGGCACCAAAATTTCTGAATCAGAAATTACACAGTTAATGGAGGCG GCTGATGTTGATGGAAATGGGACCATTGATTATTCTGAGTTCGTATCAGCGACAATGCACATGAATAGATTGGAGAAGGAAGACCACATACTTAAAGCATTTGAATATTTTGATAAGGACCACAGCGG ATACATAACAGTAGATGAGCTGGAAGAAGCTCTGAAGAAGTATGACATGGGGGATGATAAAACAATTAAAGATATTATCGCTGAAGTTGATACAGATCAT GATGGAAGAATCAACTACCAGGAGTTCGTTGCCATGATGAGAAACAACAGCCCGGAGATTGTTCCAAATCGGCGGCGCATGTTCTAA